A stretch of DNA from Scomber scombrus chromosome 9, fScoSco1.1, whole genome shotgun sequence:
TGGTCCATAGCTTCAATCACAATTTCATATTTCTTATCTTTTTCATAATCCACCTGCCCTACAAGTGTTATGATTCCCGTAATTTCgtctaaaataaatgtatcagcCATCTGCTCCTTCATGTTTGAAAATCTATATGTGACGAGTCCGTTTGATCCACTGTCTGCATCACTTGCATTCACTTTAGTGATATAGGTGCCTTTCAATGCATTTTCCAATAAAGCAGCCCTGTAAAGAGACTGGTTGAAAATGGGAGGATTATCATTTGCATCTAGCACTGTGATGTCGATATTTACCGTACCAGATCTATGTGGAGTGCCGCCATCAACAGCGATGAGCTTCAGTGATATTCTAGGCTCGCTTTCTCGATCTAACCCTTTTTGTAAGATCATCTCCGCATATTTTCGACCATCTGGACTTGAGTGCTGCTTCAAGCCAAATATGTCATTGGTGGTTAGTATATATTTCTGTAAGCCATTACTGCCTACATCTGCATCTTCGGCACTGGGTAACAAAAAGCGCGACCCCAGTGTGGCAATTTCGCTTATTTCAAATTTGATTTCATCTTTTCTAAACGTCGGAGTATTGTCATTTATGTCAATTATTTCCACTGTTACTTGGTGTAACTCCATGGGGTTTTCTAAAATAATCTCAAAGCTGAAGCTGCACGGCGTTACGTCTCTACACAGCTGCTCTCGGTCAATTCTCTCATTGACGACTAAAACGCCTTTGTCTGTTTGCAGCTCGGTGTACTGAAAGCTTTGTCTGGTCACGATACGGGCACGGCCAGAACGGAGCCTTTGCACATCCAGACCAAGGTCTTGGGCTACGTTACCAATAAGTGATCCCTTCTTCAACTCCTCTGGAATTGTATACCTGATTTGGCCTGAGACGATGTGACTGAGACACAACAGGAAAATCAGAAAAGGCAATACTGACCTGCAACACAAACGCCATTTTACACACGAATGAGAATATTCAAACGCCATTGCCACAATAAGAAATGTAATACCAACAGCCTGTTGTATACAATCCacaaagaagaaaggaagtCGCATCAAGTATTCCTTGTATTTTCAAAACCTCGCTCCAAATACATTTGTGGTCGTAGTCCTGCTTATGAAGCCCACAGTATGCCTCTCTTGACTAAACAGAAAATAAGGGCTCTACCTCCTCTGAATCAAAAAGGATCACTCGTTTCACTGACCAACAGCGTCCCTTACTGTCCAAAGCATGCACATCATGaacagaggcagaaaaaaagtatttgccaAACACTGCAGTGTAGAAGAGCAAGATTTGTAAATCAAAACCACGATTATCCAGtattataaaacagaaaaacaaacacgtGTGTTCCTTCAtaattttttgtatatatttttgaacaaaataattatatttatgttaatatttaattgattattcTTTGAATGTATGTGACAACAAGACCAGAGACAGAGTATATAATATGAACACAGGCTTCCCCCCTTTTCATCAGCATTAACCTACATTGTATTAAGTGgaataaaagctgaaactgaaaatgCATCCATACAATTTCTGGTGAACGAACACATAAAGTAATCATAGTTTAATAGAACACGTATACACCTGCTCCAAAGTGAAATAATCACAAGCTCAAAGGGACATTTGACTTTGAGTCAGTGGAGCTGTCCATGGGTTGTGGTCCTGAAACTGCTTCCTGTGTTTTAAGTTACATGAGAACCAAGAGGGTTCCCACTGTTTAGCAGGACCTctaaaaaagcacaaacataaTTATTGGTGAAGATCAACATGTCAAGGCCTCACCTCTAAAGGAGAATCAGGTTCATGCAGGATGCTCTTCTCACTCTGTATCCGCTGCATCGTCCCTGTAGAACTGGGGTCCATTATCAGCACATTCTGACTACCAGCTCTGCCGAATTTACAGTCACTCTTTCTGGAGTCAGTCGTCCTGCACACCTTGTAATTGTACACGTGTTGGAGAGTCCCTGTCCCCAAAGTGTCTGAGTAACGTGGTGGATAATATGGAATCACAGGGAGATTGGAGTGATACAGGATGCGAGACTGTCTCCATCTGTAGATTTTCACTGATATAATAACCACTAAACacgtgatgaagaggaaggaaactaCAGCCAGAGCCAACACTAAGTAAAAAGTCAGGTTGTCATTGTACTCCTTGTCGTGAGTAAAGTCTGTGAACTCTGAAAGCACTTCAGGGAAGCTGTCCGCCACCGCCACGTTAACAATGACTGTAGTTGAACGAGAGGGCTGCCCTCGAGGTGCCATACCACATACAGTTCTCGACGAATTATGCGTCCTcacttgaataaaataaacatgagcaTGTAGTCCAGTTTAAACAAACGGTTCTGCTTCTCGTATATTTCAAAGACACGTGTAAATGATCGCCTCATAACGACCTGTCCTCCCACGAAGGACAGTATATCTACTGAAGATCAGTGAGGGAGGAGAAAAGGCAGATTGTTAACACTCAAATTGTTTTGCTGACCAACAGCGTCACTTAGAGCCCAAAAGCTGAACTCCTCACACTGTGAAGTTAAGGCCAAGTATACATCCCTTTTCAATATAAACAGGTACTCTTAAATTGTTTACTATAATTACATTTGCAtccaattaaaagaaaaagagagtttAAATTGAAGGACGAAACCAGCAGCAGAAAACGATACACAAACTGCAGTGACATCCCATACAATGTTGCAATGTTAAAGATACGAAGTGACAGGCACATGGTGACTGATGGAAAAGTATAGGAATGTCGCTGTCTATGGTACTGAAACGAGCAGGGTTACTAATGAAGTGAATTGAGAACAGGAGCACAAGAAAAGATGTGGACAATCAATTACTGGTATTGCACGGAACTCAGTATTAAGGTCTTATGCAGGTCAACACGTAAGCCTCAGCTGTCTGTTGATCAATTTAAGTCCAAACATATAGCAGGTTTAAACAGTTAACAGTTCACGAAAACAGATATTGTGTCTTTGACTCTGATGATAAAGCTGAACTAACCTCAAGAGGAGACTCTGGTTCATCCAGGATGCTCCTTTCACTCTGTATCCGCTGCATCGTCCCTGTAGAACTGGGGTCCATTATCAGCACGTTTTGACTACCAGCTCTGCCGAACTTACAGTCACTCTTTCTGGAGTCAGTCGTCCTGCACACCTCGTAATTGTACACGTGTTGGAGAGTCCCTGTCCCCAAAGTGTCTGAGTAACGTGGTGGATAATATGGAATCACAGGGAGATTGGAGTGATACAGGATGCGAGACTGTCTCCATCTGTAGATCTTCACGGATATAATAACCACTAAACacgtgatgaagaggaaggaaactaCAGCCAGAGCCAACACTAAGTAAAACGTCAGGTTGTCATTGTAATCCTTGTCGTGTGTAAAGTCAGTGAACTCTGATAGCACTTCAGGGAAGCTGTCCGCCACCGCCACGTTAACAATGACTGTAGCTGAACGAGAGGGCTGCCCGTTGTCCTCCACTATAACAGTCAGTCTTTGTTTCACAGCATCTTTATCAGTCACCTGGCGGATAGTTCTTATTTCTCCATTCTGTAAGCCCACTTCAAACAGCGCCCTGTCTGTGGCTTTCTGCAGTTTATAGGAGAGCCAGGCATTCTGTCCAGAGTCCACATCCACAGCCACCACTTTAGTCACCAGATAGCTAACATCTGCTGAACGAGGCACCATTTCAGCCACAGGAGAGCCACCGGTCTGGACTGGGTACAGAACCTGTGGCGGGTTGTCGTTCTGATcttgaatgtttattttaactgtgGTATTGCTGCATAAAGGTGGAGAGCCCCCATCCTGTCCTTTAACTAAAAAATGTAAGCTTTTAATTTGCTCATAGTCAAATGATCGAACTGTCTGTATAGCTCCACTTTCTGCGTTAACAGATAAATAAGTGGATATGGGATTACCATTAAACTGAGTATCAATAAGAAGGTAAGACACTCGTGCGTTCTGCCCAGAGTCAGAGTCATGTGCTTTCACGGAAAATACTGATACTCCAGGGGAGTTGTTTTCCATAATATTAGCTTCATAATGGCTCTGTTCAAATACTGGAGCGTTATCATTGACGTCAGTTATTCGAAGTGAAACCGTCTTGTTAGTTGAGAGAGCCGGGGAGCCTTCATCCACAGTCGTGAAAACGATATTGTAATCAGGATTGCGCTCCCTGTCAAGGACGCCGTTTGTTACCAGAGTATAATAATTCTTTAGAGATGACTGGATTGTGAATGGGATATTGCTGTTAATTGAGCAGTCTACTTTGCCACTTTTTCCCGAATCTACATCTTTAACGTTTATGATAGCTACAGTAGTTCCAGTAGGAGAATCCTCAGCGATGGCATTAGAAAACGAAGTTAACGTTATTACAGGGGCATTGTCATTTACATCAATCACCTCAATTATTACACTTGTTGATGTACTTTGCCCACCTTGATCTTTAGCCTGCACGCCAATCTCATAAATTTTAGTCTCTTCATAATCAATCAGACCTTTTACTGTTAAATCGCCGCTGTTTTCATCCAGATCAAATAGTTCAGCAACATTACTAGACATGCGATTAAAATGGTATGTAACACGGCCGTTCATCCCTTCATCTGCATCTTTTGCGCTCAATGTCACGACTAAAGTTCCTTTTGGAACATTTTCTCTAACAGACGCCTTGAAAATTGATTGGGTAAAAACCGGAGCATTGTCATTTGTATCTCGGACAGTTACATGTATTTTTAGCGTGCCTGATCGCTGTGGTTCACCGCCATCTACAGCAGTTAGCGTGAGAAGCAGCTTCGCCTCTTTCTCCCTGTCTAAAGCACTAGAAAGATACAGCTGTGCATATTTATGGCCATTTGGGCTGGACAGGAccttaatattaaaatgtgttgttgggTGCAGAGTATAGCCGTGTAAGGCGTTTATGCCAACATCGGGGTCGGTTGCACTCGCTTGTAATATTTCGGTTCCTGGAAGTGCAGATTCTACTAGCTCTAAATGCATTTCTTTCTCATGAAACACGGGTGAATTATCATTAACATCCAACACTTCTACAACAACGCTATGTAGTTGCATTGGATTCGTCATAATCATTTCAAAATTCAAACTGCAGGGAGATGTCTGTCCGCATAATTGCTCTCTATCTATTCTTTCTCCTACGACCAGAATCCCTTTGTCTACATCCAGTCTAATATACTCGCTGCTTTCAGTGCTAACAATTCGGGAACCGACTGATTTCAGTCTTTTAGCGTCAATACCTAAATCTTCAGCCACATTTCCCACAAAGGAGCCTTTTCTCATTTCCTCTGGGACAGAGTAGCGGATCTGGCAAACTGTCGTCTcaatgagaaaaacaaggaTGAAGGCCCGTACTTGCCATTTAATCGTGGCTTCACAGCTGCTAAAAGGCATCTTTCCGAAGCAATCCATCCAAATccacaaacaaatatatttccCAAAAAGTATGTCTGTTATCCGGTAACGTTcctttgtttgtgtgcttaTCATCCACCGTGCTACAATGAATGCGTTAGTCTAAAAATAAATGGTGAAAATGACGCCGAAATGTCCTGCTCTCCACGGTACACTAAGAAGAGTACTGAAGCTGCAACTGCTTTTCAGAAGCTTCATATGCGCTTTGAAGACCAACAGCGGCCCTTTGAGTCCAAAATGAAAATCACAAGTGATATCACTAAAGTAAATAggaaaaaactacattttgatTAGCAGGTGAAAATGTGTAGGAGTCAGATATCGTTGTATATATCTAGGTTATGGTTAATGCGTGCATATATGTTTGTATTCAAACCTAAAAATAGATTTACAGTAAGTATAGTGTAAGTGGGTAAAGTGACAGATAAAGATGTAGTGAGAGAGAAATGCAGTAAAGTCAAAAGGCATGTTGGTAATTGGATAAACATCAAACTATTTGTTTCTCCATCCACATAAAACTTGACTGGACACACATAGCACATAAATGTTCTCCAATTAAAGCACTTCCCCAAAAGACACGTCATGCagtacagaaaaaataaatgctggTATCCCAAAACAGTATTCAGCCTTTTATAGTGTGAATTTTCTATACAGCCTCTTTCTCAGTTCAGTCAACTGGCTCAACTCTGAGAGGAGCTATCCAACACTAGTGGTGCTGAAGAAGCACGGTAGTCAGTGAAACAACACCTTAAGGCAAATAGTATCTGTAATCTGAAAAAACCCCGATATGATTTATTCATAGGAAGTTTGTGGAGAATCACGAATAAAGACACGCACCTCTAAAGGAGAGTCAAGTTCATCCAGGATGCTCTTTTCACTCTGTATCCGCTGCATCGTCCCTGTAGAACTGGGGTCCATTATCAGCACATTCTGACTACCAGCTCTGCCGAACTTACAGTCACTCTTTCTGGAGTCAGTCGTCCTGCACACCTCGTAATTGTACACGTGTTGGAGAGTCCCTGTCCCCAAAGTGTCTGAGTAACGTGGTGGATAATATGGAATCACAGGGAGATTGGAGTGATACAGGATGCGAGACTGTCTCCATCTGTAGATTTTCACTGATATAATAACCACTACACacgtgatgaagaggaaggaaactaCAGCCAGAGCCAACACTAAGTAAAAAGTCAGGTTGTCATTGTACTCCTTGTCGTGAGTAAAGTCTGTGAACTCTGACAGCACTTCAGGGAAGCTGTCCGCCACCACCACGTTAACAATGACTGTAGCTGAACGAGAGGGCTGCCCGTTGTCCTCCACTATAACAGTCAGTCTTTGTTTCACAGGATCTTTATCAGTCACCTGGCGGATTGTTCTTATTTCTCCATTCTGTAAGCCCACGTCAAAAAGCGCCCTGTCTGTGGCTTTCTGCAGTTTATAGGAGAGCCAGGCATTCTGTCCAGAGTCCACATCCACAGCCACCACTTTAGTCACCAGATAGCCCACATCTGCTGAACGAGGGACCATTTCAGCCACCACAGAGCCACCAGTTTGGACTGGGTACAGAACTTGAGGGGGGTTGTCGTTCTGGTCCTGGatcattatttttactgtagCAACCGAACTCAGAGGAGGAGATCCGGCATCACGTGCAGTCACATTGAATTCAAACCATTTGATTTGTTCATAATCAAACGACCTCACTGCATGAACGACACCGTTTTCTGAGTTTATGGACACTAATGACGACACAGATACTCCATTAatctctttctcctccaggAAGTAAGACACTCGAGCGTTTTGGCCCCAGTCTGCATCACTAGCACTGATAGTAAACATAGATAATCCGGGAGAGTTGTTCTCTGGTACAGTCTTACTATATTCTGACTGCTTGAATTTGGGTGGGCTGTCATTCACGTCAGACACtttaacattaatgtttttactgttaGACAGAGGCGGAGAGCCTTGGTCAGAGACGGTTATGGTGATATTATACTCAGGAATACTTTCTCTGTCTAAGAAGTCTTCTGTTACTATTGTATAATATCCTGTTAATGAAGATTCAATTTTAAAGGGTATGTCAGAGTTAATGGAGCACTTGACAACACCGTTACCATCAGAGTCTTCATCATCTACGTTAACAACAGCTATAGTTGAACCAGGGGAAGAATCCTCCGATATAGAGTTAGAAAATGACATAAGCTGTATTGTAGGGACATTGTCATTTTCATCAAGTATTTGAACAAAAACTTTGCACGTATCTGTAAATCCCCCGTGGTCACTAGCCTGAACATTTAATTGATAGGTCTTAGATTTTTCAAAATCTAGTTTACCTGTAACTGTAATCTCTCCTGTTTTAGAATTTACTTCAAACAGCTGCTTCGCCTCTTTAGCGACATGGGGGAAAGAATAAGTGACTATACCATTGACTCCTTTATCTGCGTCATTTGCACTAACAGTGGTTACCACCGATCCTTCAGGAGAATTTTCCCTGATATCTGCTTTATAAACAGGCTGGCTACACACTGGCGCATTATCGTTTGCATCTAGAACATATATCTGAATACGCACCGTCCCTGATCTGTGTGGCTCACCGCCATCCGAAGCAATCAACACGAGTGAGTGAGTATCCTCTTTCTCTCGATCTAACGGGGTCTGTAAAACCATTTCGATGAATTCGCCTCCATCCGGTTGGCTCTGGACTTCCAATTTAAAATTATCTGAGGGTTTAAGTGTGTATTTCTGAATATCGTTAATGCCAACATCAGGATCGTCTGCACTCACCAAAGAGAAACGAGTCCCTAGTGCAGCATTTTCAGCAATTTTCAAATTGATTTCATCCTTTTGGAACGACGGACTGTTATCATTAATGTCTATTACCTCCACAGTTACCCGATAAAGCTGGATCGGATTTTCTAAAATGACCTCGAAACTGAAGCTACAGGGCGTCGTCTGTCCACAAAGCTCTTCTCGGTCGATTCGCTCTTTAATAACAAGATTTCCTTTGTCTCTGTTTAAATCCACATACTGTCGACTTCCTTTTGTAATAATACGAGCTTTACCTGATATGAGTCTCGCCACATCCAAGCCTAAATCTCTAGCAATATTTCCAACGAAAGACCCTTCTGCCTGCTCCTCCTGTATGGTATACCGAGCCTGTCCGGACACTGAGCTCAGCttgaaaagacaaagaatgacaAACACAGCTTGCCATCGGCCTCTGCAGACGGTTATCCACATCCACCCCATCATAAATCCAAGAGTACACACGCAGTAATCCTTCTCTATGGACAATTGTCGTAATCAAatccaaaaaatgaaaagttaacgGTATTTTCAGCAGTGAAATTCAAGAAGAAATGCTATCATTGAAACGTTGACGGGCCAGACCGTCCTCTTACCAACCAGTGAAACAGTGAGAGGAATAAAGGGGTGGACCGTTGCTGCTTATTTTGACATTTAGTCAGTGATGAATCAACAGCGGCGCTCAGAGCCCATCCAGGGTAATGTATTTGATATGATTATATAAGGAACAGTTAAAATGACGTATTAAACCTCATGGGTTGTTTTGGTTCTTATTTGGATAATTTTGGAATTATATTTTGTATGGGGGACTTATGAATGGAGCCTGTGCTTATAAATCGACCAGCTCTAATTGCACAAAGTTTCTTAATATtaagataaaagagaaaaagtgtttttcagcGAATTTcaagaaaatattatttttctaaatatcaCGACTGATGCTGATGGTGAAATAATATGATAACCCGAtgtatgaattaaataataataatacagataaATACAGAGAGAATACTACATTctaaatagtgaaaaataataTAGACAGGGAAAAAAGCGAGAAAAAAACAATCGTTTATGGTTCTTTTGTTGGTAGTTGAATCATTGCTGTTTTTCCATATAAATTGTGTATGTAGTTAGTTTTCTAAATGAAAACCAATTCCCGCTTGCTAACCGATCTCAATAATGtcgaaataataaaatagatacAAATCTGCATGATACAATCTTTGATAACTGTTAACTTCCACTAAATAAGCAATTAAATTCCACCTGCTGAAGATAATCTTAACTCGTGTTCAAGCTTCTGCCAGAAACAACAGCCAGGCTGTGGCTAAATGTGAGTTAATATTCAATTTTACTATTGTGTCGTTTTCAAAGATATGTAAAGTATTTAATTGAGAATATTTACAGTTTTCCTTGCAGGAGATGTCGTGCAGAAAGTTAGCGAgaattgattaattgaccaACTTtccagcaccatggacagcgaaACCGAAGCACCTCTGAAATCCGTTCAAGTGCAATTTCTCTAAATACTGTCAGAAAAAAGAAACgaaaaaaaaaacggaaaaaCGAGAATATGGAACATGGAGAATTCAAGAAATTACTCACCAAGGTTGACATTTGAGAGCAGGTCCCTGTCAGCTGCTTTTCCATCTGTGGTGTATCTGCCCCTGCTCCATCCACACTCACTAAACTTGGACTCATCGGTTGCATATATTTCATGTCACTCTTTCTGGAGTCAGTCGTCCTGCACACCTCGTAATTGTACACGTGTTGGAGAGTCCCTGTCCCCAAAGTGTCTGAGTAACGTGGTGGATAATATGGAATCACAGGGAGATTGGAGTGATACAGGATGCGAGACTGTCTCCATCTGTAGATTTTCACTGATATAATAACCACTAAACacgtgatgaagaggaaggaaactaCAGCCAGAGCCAACACTAAGTAAAAAGTCAGGTTATCATTGTACTCCTTGTCGTGTGTAAAGTCAGTGAACTCTGACAGCACTTCAGGGAAGCTGTCCGCCACCGCCACGTTAACAATGACTGTAGCTGAACGAGAGGGCTGCCCGTTGTCCTCCACTATAACAGTCAGTCTTTGTTTCACAGCATCTTTATCAGTCACCTGGCGGATAGTTCTTATTTCTCCATTCTGTAAGCCCACTTCAAACAGCGCCCTGTCTGTGGCTTTCTGTAGTTTATAGGAGAGCCAGGCATTCTGTCCAGAATCCACATCCACAGCCACCACTTTAGTCACCAGATAGCCCACATCTGCTGAACGAGGCACCATTTCCGCCACCACAGAGCCACCGGTCTGGACTGGGTACAGAACCTGAGGGGGGTTGTCGTTCTGGTCCTGGattattattttcactgtaGCAACTGAACTCAGAGGAGGAGATCCAGCATCACGTGCAGTCACATTGAATTCAAACCATTTGATTTGTTCATAATCAAACGACCTCACTGCATGAACGACACCGTTTTCTGAGTTTATGGACAGTAATGACGACACAGCTACTCCATTAATCTCTTTCTCCTCAAGAAAGTAAGACACTCGGGCGTTTTGGCCCCAGTCTGCATCACTAGCACTGAGAGTAAACACAGAGAACCCGGGAGAGTTATTCTCTGGTACAGTCTTACTATATTCTGACTGCTTGAATTTGGGTGGGCTGTCATTCACGTCAGACACtttaacattaatgtttttGCTACTAGAAAGAGGCGGAGAGCCTTGGTCAGAGACGGTTATGGTGATATTATACTCAGGAATACTTTCTCTGTCTAAGAAGTCTTCTGTTACTATTGTATAATATCCTGTTAATGAAGATTCAATTTTGAAAGGTACGTTAGAGGTTATGGAGCACTTGACAACACCGTTACCATCAGAGTCTTCATCATCCACGTTAACAACAGCTATAGTTGTACCGGGAGGAGAGTCCTCCGATATAGAGTTAGAAAATGACATAAGCTGTATTGTAGGGACATTGTCATTTTCATCAAGTATTTTAACAATAACTTTGCACGTATCTGTAAATCCCCCGTGGTCACTAGCcttaacatttaattggtaAGTTTTAGATTTTTCAAAATCCAGTTTACCTGTAACTTTAATCTCTCCTGTTTTCATATTTACTTCAAACAGCTTCTTCGCCTCTTTAGCGACATGAGCGATAGAATAAATTACTTCACTACTGAGTCCTTCATCTGCGTCATTTGCACTAACAGTGGTTACCACCGTTCCTTCGGGAGAATTTTCTCTGACATCTGCTTTATAAACAGGCTGTCTGCACACTGGCGCATTATCGTTAACATCAAGCACAGTGATATGAATATGTACTGTCCCTGATCTGTGTGGTTCACCGCCATCTGAAGCAATCAATACGAGTGAATgaatctcctctttctctcgGTCTAACGGattctttaaaatcatttcGATAAATTTGCCTCCATCAGGTTGACTCTGTATTTCcaatttaaaatgatctgaGGGTTTAAGTGTGTATTTCTGAATATTATTAAAACCAACATCAGGATCGTCTGCACTCTCTAGTGAGAAGCGGGTCCCCGCTGCAGCATTTTCGGCAATTTTCAAATTGATTTCATCCTTTGGGAACGACGGACTGTTATCATTAATATCTGTTACCTCCACTGTTACCCGATAAAGATGGATTGGATTTTCTAAAATAACCTCAAAACTGAAGCTACAGGGCGTCGTCTGTCCACAAAGCTCTTCTCGGTCGATTCGCTCTTTAATAACAAGTGTGCCTTTGTCTCGGTTTAAATCCACATACTGTCGACTTCCTTTTGTAATAATACGAGCTTTACCTGATATGAGCCTCGCAACATCCAAGCCTAAATCTCTAGCAATATTTCCAACGAAAGACCCTTCTGCCTGCTCCTCCGGTATGGAATACCGAGCCTGCCCGGTCACTGAGCTCAGCttgaaaagacaaagaatgacaAACAGTGCTTGCCATCGGCCTCTGCAGACGGTTATCCACATCCACCCCATCATAAATCCAAAGAGTACACACGTAGTAATCCTTTTATATGGAAAATTGTTGAAACCAAATCCAAATATGTATAAGATAACGGTATTTTCAGCAGTGAAATTCAAGGAGAAATGCTATCATTGAAGTGTTGACGGGCCAGACTGTCCTCTTACCAACCAGTGAAACAGTGAGAGGAATAAAGGGGTGGACCGTTTTTGCTTATTTGGAAAGTTAGTCAGTGATGAATCAACAGCGGCGCTCAGAGCCCATCCAGGGTAATGTATTTGATGTGTAAATGATTAGGAATAGTTAAAATGACGTATTAAACCTTAcaggttgtttttattcttatttggatagttttttaattatattttatgtggGGGACTTATGAATGGAGCCTGTTCGTATAAATCGACCACCTATAATTCCACAAAAGTATCGTAATATTAAGATTATAGAGATAACGTGTTTTTCAGCGAATTTCAAGAAgatattatttttgtaaatatcaCGACTGATGCTGATGGTGAACCAATTTGATAACCCAATgtataaacataataataataataataataataataataataataataataataataataataataataataatacagttaaaTACAGAAACAATACTACATtccaaatactgaaaaataataTGGATAGGGAAAAAAGCGATAAAAGAAACAATCGTTTATGGTCATTTTGTTGGTAGTTGTatcattgttgtttttccatGTAAATTGTGTATGTAGTTAGTTTTCTAAATGAAAACCAATTCCCGCTTACTAACAGGTCTCAGGAATGctgaaataataaaagagaTACAAATC
This window harbors:
- the LOC133986328 gene encoding protocadherin gamma-A5-like, with amino-acid sequence MPFSSCEATIKWQVRAFILVFLIETTVCQIRYSVPEEMRKGSFVGNVAEDLGIDAKRLKSVGSRIVSTESSEYIRLDVDKGILVVGERIDREQLCGQTSPCSLNFEMIMTNPMQLHSVVVEVLDVNDNSPVFHEKEMHLELVESALPGTEILQASATDPDVGINALHGYTLHPTTHFNIKVLSSPNGHKYAQLYLSSALDREKEAKLLLTLTAVDGGEPQRSGTLKIHVTVRDTNDNAPVFTQSIFKASVRENVPKGTLVVTLSAKDADEGMNGRVTYHFNRMSSNVAELFDLDENSGDLTVKGLIDYEETKIYEIGVQAKDQGGQSTSTSVIIEVIDVNDNAPVITLTSFSNAIAEDSPTGTTVAIINVKDVDSGKSGKVDCSINSNIPFTIQSSLKNYYTLVTNGVLDRERNPDYNIVFTTVDEGSPALSTNKTVSLRITDVNDNAPVFEQSHYEANIMENNSPGVSVFSVKAHDSDSGQNARVSYLLIDTQFNGNPISTYLSVNAESGAIQTVRSFDYEQIKSLHFLVKGQDGGSPPLCSNTTVKINIQDQNDNPPQVLYPVQTGGSPVAEMVPRSADVSYLVTKVVAVDVDSGQNAWLSYKLQKATDRALFEVGLQNGEIRTIRQVTDKDAVKQRLTVIVEDNGQPSRSATVIVNVAVADSFPEVLSEFTDFTHDKDYNDNLTFYLVLALAVVSFLFITCLVVIISVKIYRWRQSRILYHSNLPVIPYYPPRYSDTLGTGTLQHVYNYEVCRTTDSRKSDCKFGRAGSQNVLIMDPSSTGTMQRIQSERSILDEPESPLEVSSALSSESKTQYLFS
- the LOC133986329 gene encoding protocadherin beta-16-like, with the translated sequence MGWMWITVCRGRWQAVFVILCLFKLSSVSGQARYTIQEEQAEGSFVGNIARDLGLDVARLISGKARIITKGSRQYVDLNRDKGNLVIKERIDREELCGQTTPCSFSFEVILENPIQLYRVTVEVIDINDNSPSFQKDEINLKIAENAALGTRFSLVSADDPDVGINDIQKYTLKPSDNFKLEVQSQPDGGEFIEMVLQTPLDREKEDTHSLVLIASDGGEPHRSGTVRIQIYVLDANDNAPVCSQPVYKADIRENSPEGSVVTTVSANDADKGVNGIVTYSFPHVAKEAKQLFEVNSKTGEITVTGKLDFEKSKTYQLNVQASDHGGFTDTCKVFVQILDENDNVPTIQLMSFSNSISEDSSPGSTIAVVNVDDEDSDGNGVVKCSINSDIPFKIESSLTGYYTIVTEDFLDRESIPEYNITITVSDQGSPPLSNSKNINVKVSDVNDSPPKFKQSEYSKTVPENNSPGLSMFTISASDADWGQNARVSYFLEEKEINGVSVSSLVSINSENGVVHAVRSFDYEQIKWFEFNVTARDAGSPPLSSVATVKIMIQDQNDNPPQVLYPVQTGGSVVAEMVPRSADVGYLVTKVVAVDVDSGQNAWLSYKLQKATDRALFDVGLQNGEIRTIRQVTDKDPVKQRLTVIVEDNGQPSRSATVIVNVVVADSFPEVLSEFTDFTHDKEYNDNLTFYLVLALAVVSFLFITCVVVIISVKIYRWRQSRILYHSNLPVIPYYPPRYSDTLGTGTLQHVYNYEVCRTTDSRKSDCKFGRAGSQNVLIMDPSSTGTMQRIQSEKSILDELDSPLEVRVFIRDSPQTSYE